From the genome of Vigna angularis cultivar LongXiaoDou No.4 chromosome 11, ASM1680809v1, whole genome shotgun sequence, one region includes:
- the LOC108333370 gene encoding ABC transporter G family member 9, producing the protein MDHQEIADIESQNMDAPPDVSHKVKRQVTLKFDDVVYKIKTRKGGLFTKKGETVVKEILKGVTGVVEPGEMLAMLGPSGSGKTTLLTALGGRLGGKLHGSITYNGEAFSNAMKRNTGFVTQDDVLYPHLTVLETLIFTALLRLPNSITKEKKVEHAKGVIDQLGLTRCKDSIVGSPYLRGVSGGERKRVSIGQELLINPSLLFLDEPTSGLDSTTAQRIVSTLWELACGGRTVVMTIHQPSSRLYYMFHKVLLLSEGNTLYFGKGSEAIEYFSNMGYAPSLAMNPSDFLLDLANGIYTDEFNADHIIDKQKLISVYKGNCAAQSKPALKGINDSGKDQNRFKEEDFEKWPTNWGQQFLVLLRRDIKERKHESFSLLRVCQVLVVALISGLLWCKSDISHLQDQIGFLFFISGFWGFFPLFQAIFTFPQELMMLQKERSSGMYRLSSYFMSRVVADLPMELVLPTIFLIITYWMAGLKANVVNFICTLLSLLLNVLVAQGLGLALGASVMDQKAATTLASVIMLCFLLAGGFYVQHVPKFIAWIKYISISYYTYQLFIGSQYSYGETYPCSTGQCQIVEFPSIKQIGVHFGLHDQLMAALGLVIMLIVYRVIAYVALMRIGVTKN; encoded by the exons ATGGATCATCAAGAGATAGCAGACATAGAGTCTCAAAATATGGATGCCCCCCCTGACGTATCACACAAAGTAAAACGTCAAGTAACTCTTAAG TTTGATGACGTTGTGTACAAAATTAAGACAAGGAAAGGTGGATTATTTACGAAGAAGGGAGAGACAGTTGTAAAAGAGATACTGAAGGGAGTGACAGGTGTTGTTGAACCTGGTGAAATGCTGGCCATGTTAGGTCCTTCTGGGAGTGGTAAAACAACACTGCTGACAGCATTGGGAGGTAGGCTTGGAGGGAAGCTTCATGGAAGCATAACATACAATGGTGAAGCCTTCTCAAATGCCATGAAGAGGAACACTGGCTTTGTTACCCAAGATGATGTTCTCTACCCCCACTTGACTGTGCTTGAAACCCTGATCTTTACTGCACTTCTCAGATTGCCCAACAGTATcacaaaggaaaagaaagttGAGCATGCAAAAGGGGTGATAGATCAACTCGGTTTAACCAGGTGCAAGGATAGCATAGTTGGAAGCCCTTACTTGAGGGGGGTTTCtggaggagagagaaagagggttAGCATAGGACAAGAACTACTCATAAATCCAAGCTTGTTGTTTCTTGATGAACCTACTTCTGGCCTAGACTCAACCACAGCACAAAGAATTGTCTCGACCTTGTGGGAACTAGCATGTGGGGGGAGAACTGTTGTCATGACAATTCACCAACCTTCAAGTAGGCTATACTACATGTTTCATAAGGTGTTACTGCTATCTGAAGGGAACACATTGTACTTTGGAAAGGGATCTGAAGCCATAGAGTATTTTTCTAATATGGGATATGCCCCATCTTTGGCCATGAACCCCTCAGATTTCCTTTTGGATCTTGCAAACG GTATCTACACTGATGAATTTAATGCGGATCATATTATAGATAAACAGAAATTGATTTCGGTGTATAAGGGAAACTGTGCTGCACAATCGAAGCCGGCACTTAAAGGAATCAATGACTCTGGCAAAGACCAGAATAGATTTAAAGAAGAGGACTTCGAAAAATGGCCTACCAACTGGGGACAGCAATTCCTTGTACTATTAAGAAGAGACATCAAAGAGAGAAAGCATGAATCATTCTCTCTTTTGCGTGTTTGTCAAGTCCTTGTGGTTGCTCTAATTTCAGGACTACTCTGGTGCAAGTCTGATATCTCACATTTGCAGGATCAG ATTGGGTTTCTGTTCTTCATATCTGGCTTTTGGGGTTTCTTCCCTCTCTTTCAAGCAATTTTCACCTTTCCTCAAGAGCTAATGATGCTACAGAAAGAAAGATCTTCAGGAATGTACAGGCTTTCCTCATATTTCATGTCAAGGGTGGTAGCTGACCTTCCTATGGAACTTGTTCTTCCCACCATATTCCTTATCATAACCTATTGGATGGCAGGGTTGAAGGCCAATGTGGTGAACTTCATATGCACATTGCTCTCTCTCTTACTCAATGTGTTAGTAGCACAAGGTCTAGGTCTTGCCCTTGGTGCTTCTGTGATGGATCAAAAAGCTGCAACAACACTTGCCTCAGTGATCATGCTATGCTTTTTGCTGGCTGGTGGATTTTATGTTCAGCATGTTCCAAAGTTTATAGCATGGATCAAGTACATTTCTATCAGCTACTACACCTACCAGCTGTTCATTGGGTCTCAATATAGCTATGGTGAGACATACCCTTGTTCCACTGGACAGTGTCAAATTGTGGAGTTTCCTTCCATAAAGCAAATAGGAGTTCATTTTGGATTGCATGACCAACTCATGGCTGCATTAGGTCTGGTGATAATGCTCATAGTTTACAGAGTTATAGCCTATGTTGCCCTTATGAGAATTGGAGTGACCAAGAACTAG